The Lagopus muta isolate bLagMut1 chromosome 6, bLagMut1 primary, whole genome shotgun sequence sequence TCCTGTGACGCTGTGGTCTCCTCTGTATGTATCCTGGCCACCAGGCAGTGCTTTTAGATTTGCATTTGATGAACTCCAAACACTGTGCAAGGAATCCCTCATGACACGAAGGAAGTCCATATCCACTGTAAGTCCTACGCTCCTATGTGCCGGCTGACTTCTGAGCCACTGTAGATGCTTTCTGCCCacactttctttctctgaagtctTGCACAGGCAAAGCTGGGTCCAGTTCTGCACTCTTTTCTATCACAACCCTACGCAGATGTGTGAGTAGGAGCAGAGCATGTGTGGACCTCCAGAAGGTCTCCCAGCCTCCATCTGTTTCCAGATCAGAGGACTTGCTATGCCAGAAGGGCACTTACTCAAGTTCTCCTTAAGTCCCAGGAAACTCCTGAACACCACAACACCCCGGTGACATGTGGTTTCACAGCTCAGggacagaaacagcactttggGACCGTCACTCTTCTGACCCATTCtatttaggttaaaaaaaaaaaagaaagcaaacatattAGCAAGAAGcgctttgctttttccttggtGATGAAGGAGTATAGATGATGGAGACACCCAGGCTTGAGGATGAGCTTTACTGCCAGCTCCTGTTCTCCAGAAGAGGTTTCAGCTGGCTCAGTGATTTCCCTGCCTCTTGGGGCTGAGTATGAACCACCACTGAACAACAGCACAGgaaggctggaagggaccttgaaggttggaagggaccttgaaagatCACCACGACCTCGTAGAGTGAGGAGGTGTTTGGGGAGGCTGTGCTCATGGTAGAGAAGATGCTGCAGTAGGTAAGTGGGGCTGATGGAAGCTCTtgcttgctgctgtctgctctgagCCACTCTGGCACCACCTGAGGTTTTGGGACCAGGAACTTCCACTGCTGCATTTAGAgccaaaaacagaacagaaacttgagaggggaaggaggaagctgcagtgcaagaagaaagaaagacaaagaaatgaaaccTGTTTATCTAAAGTTTTAATTGAAGAAGAACCACatgaggctgggagcagcccagctcctctgcacGAGGGCAGCAAGGAGGCGGCACTTCAGATCCTCTCCCCCAGGCAGCGGTATGAGGAGAAAGGCTTCAGCCTGCCCGCCTCGGCTCAGAGGCTTTCGAGGACACAGCTCCTCCTAGCGAGGAGGTGATGCCCTGCCAAAGTATTGTTCTGCCCACGTTTTCTGAGCCTCGCTCGGTGCACAGCGCTTTGCGCTGCGGCTAAAGAACGCAAACGGTGACACTGAGGTTGCGAGTGCGGCCGGGAGCTTTTCCCCCACCCGGGCGCCCAGAAGCCTTGTTGGGGGCCCCTCCACCCCTCGCTCTCTTTCCCGCTGCCCTCCCAAGCCCTCCCCACGTTTCTCCTCGGCTCACCGACCGCGGCTCGCTGTGTGCTGTGCGTTGCAGGGTCCAGCGGTCTGGGGATGTGCCACGGCCAGTTCACCTTCGACACCTTCACCCACCACCGCGGCTGCCTGCAGCGTGGCACCGGCCTGGAGCCCATCAACACCCTGCGCTACCCCCCTTACAGCGCCCACAAGATGGGGCTGGTCCGCGCTGCCACCTCGGTCAAGCGCCGGGGGGAATGCCTCCTGCTCTGAGGCACCGCCACGGCCGCCCTGGTGCCTCCACAGCCGCGGGGGCCCTCCAGCCATCAGTGTCGTCTGTTGACTCCAAGTGCCTCGCTGTACCTATCGCTGGCTTGGTGACACCCAGGGCCACCTGCCTATCAGCGTGGGGTGGAGCTGGTAGCCAGTGGgatgggagaaaagaaaagagttgGGGCTTGGGGGTGGAACCAACTATAGATGGTGGCCCCCAGTTCTTGGTGCCCCACTTTGCCCTCAGTGCCCCCCAACTCCCACTTCCCCCATGTCTCCTGGCACGTTCCACGCATCTCCCACCGCCCCTCATATCTCCCCGTGCTCCCCACATCCACCCATGCCCAGCTGGACCCTTGTGAAGTTGGAGCCCTCACCTATGAGCAGATGCATCAAGCAGTTCTGGGAAAGGCTCTCCAGATCATTGCTGCAACTGGGCTCCCAGCAACTGCAGATCTGGATGAAGGTAAAGTATGAGGGCAATTGGTGACATAACTTTCTTAATCACAATCCTCATGTACTAATGGTTAAGTGCATTGCCGCGTTCTATCTTTGCTGTTTAATCTCACTTATCTTGCTGAAGTAAAGATAACTGCACTTATTCACCTTGGTGTCTGTGAACTTTGTGCTGAACAGTGATTATCAGGCTGATAAGTGCTTCCAAAGAAGGGGGTCAAGGTGCTCGAGAGCTTTGGCTGGTGACTGACTGTCGGCAGATGAAGCTCCCAGTTCCGTATGCCTCCTGTTCCTCACCCCATCCTGTACCTTAAGAGAGTGAGAACCAAACTCCAGCGCCTTGGCTCACAAAGCCAAACTTCTTGTTGGGTTCACCTGACAGACAAGCCAGGGAACATGCTGGTGAAGGTGGATGCTGGCTTGGCTGTGGAACCTGAGACCTCTCCCATGTGCTTGGCTGGAGGCCCGAATGACTCTGATATGCTCGCCTGGTGCCCTTCTTGTTGAGGCGTAGCCAGCAAGATAAAGAAACCAAGATCAAGACTCAAGCAGGAAGATTGTGCTCTACGCCCACTTCCCAATATGCAAATCAGGCATAAAGATTCCGGATCCTTATCTGTCCTAGACGGATTTTCACACAAACACATCCAAACCCTTTTCTGCATTGGAAAGACAGACAGAAGCCTGCTAGGGATGTCGGGATAACACTGCACTCCACAGCACAGACTCTCTCCAAAGGCTGCTCTGTCTTCGATTGACTCCAGGTAGAGATTTGGCAAGTGTTGTGCCACCAATATCATAAATAGCTAAGATGTGTGTATGGCTGAATGGCTGTAAGTCTGTACTTACTTTATGTGTATGGATGAACAGTCCATGTGCTTACTTCTCTAGTGGGAAATCTATATAACCTAAAAAGTGCATTGATATATGTTTAGCAGTAGTGATTTCAAGCAATCTGTAATACACTCACAGACATGCATTCTTGAGCATGAAGACAGACTCTGATGCACCCTGATCTTTGCCCAGCACAGGGTCACATTGCTCTTGGCTGTGCTCTATGGCCAGGCATACGCAGCATGCTGCAACAGGAGCTTGGTACATGATGGTGGATTTCACCCTGGCACTGGGTGTTCTCCTCCACCTCAGGGGGGGTGACATCTCCCATCCTCACCAGCTCACAGCCACCCTGTGCCATGAGTGACCACGCAGGGCTGGTGAGCCACCTGCGGGCAGCCTGGCTCTCAGGGAGGACACGGCCCTTGGAATACCGTACAGCCCAGCTGGAGGCCCTGGGCCGATTCCTGGAGGAGAAGAAGCAGGACATCCTGGAGGCCACTGCCTTGGACATGCGCAAGGTGagagggatggggctgctggtgAGAAGTGCTTGactttccttcactttttccccctcatttttTCCTATCTATTCTCCATCAGTTTCCTCCCTTTTGCTCATCTGCACCTCTCTGGGGTTGGCACACGGTTGCTTGGGGAGAGGTGgcctctgctttttgctgtgaCCTTCAACTCAGCTTTGGAGACACCCACAATGGGACACCACAAAGCAGGCCTCCTGATCACACAGAATTAGGTTCagtcagctctgcagaagcttTTGCTGAGCGCAATTCAATTCCTTGTGCCCATCCGCACCTCCAGAGCTGCATGTGTTGTTCTACTATCAATGGAGCTAAAGCTCTTGAGATACCAAACATGCGTCTCCAAACCTGAGTCTCTGCTATGCCCCAGAACATGGTGGCACAGAGTGGTATGAGGCCAGGTAGCACATTGTTACATAGGTGGCATGTGGTAGACATGGAAGACAGTGCCACCTGTCTTCACAGCACAAGGCCAACAGTGGCATCTGGCCCTACTGAGGCCACCACACCCTACTAGGAGGGTGAGCGTGGGGCTTGGGAGGAAAACCATTGCAGTGGGGTGATGGTAGTGACCATGATGTCTTCCTGCATGTCCTCAGCCATCCTTCGAAGTGGAACTCTCTGAGATATCCATCTGCAGGAGTGAGCTCAACCACACGCTAAACAACCTGGGTGCCTGGATGAAGGACGAGAACGTGGACAAGAATTGGGTACAGGATGGCGTCTGCCAGGGATGGGCAGGATCGGAACAGTGGGTCCCTAACaatctccttcctgctgcaggcaaCACAGCTGGACTCGGCCTTCATCCACAAGGACCCCTATGGGGTAGTGCTCATCATCGGGCCCTGGAACTACCCCATCAACCTCCTCCTAGTGCCCCTCATTGGGGCCATTGCTGCTGGTAAGGCTGAGGCTGCATCCCTACTACCCAACGAGGGTACCAGGACCTCCACGTAGGCAACCTGAGTTCCCAACCCCAAGGGCGGTGATGGTGGTGGGTTTCTCTGCTCCCCAAGAGCCAGCTCCTCACTGTGAAGGAGCTCTTGTCCTACAGGTAACTGTGTTGTACTGAAACCCTCCGAAATCAGCAGGAACATGGAGAGGCTGGTGGCCGAGGCATTGCCCAGCTACCTTGACAAGGTAGGAAGGCTGCTGGCCACAGCTTCTTGTCTCTCTATAtcctgacaaaaaaaaacaaaacaaaacaaaaaaaacccacagctgaGTTGTATCCTGTATCATTCTCCTAAACCACAGGACTGCTTTGCTGTGGTAACTGCCGGAGTGGAGGAGACCACCAGGCTGCTGGAGAACAAGTTTGACTACATCTTCTTCACTGGTGCGTCCCATGGGGAGGCTTTGGTTACACCTTCAAGGCAAGGAGACACAAAAGGAAATGGACAAGATCAGCTTACGCTATAACCCTTGTCCACAGGCAGCCCCTCTGTGGGCAGGATCATAATGACGGCTGCTGCCAAGCACCTGACACCGGTGACGCTGGAGCTGGGGGGCAAGAACCCCTGCTACGTGTCTGACACCTGCAATGTGCAGAACGTGGCCCGGAGGGTGGCCTGGGGACGCTTCTTCAATGCGGGGCAGACCTGTGTTGCGCCCGACTACGTCCTGTGCAGCGTGGAGATGCGGGAGAGGCTGGTGCCTGCTCTGCGTGAGGCCATCACAGAGTTCTACGGCCCCAAACCCCGCAATTCCCCTGACTTTGCCCGCATTGTGGGGGACGAACAGTTCCAGCGCGTGCGGGCGCTGCTGAGCAGCGGGCGTGTGGCCATCGGGGGACAGACGGACGAGAAGGAGCGCTACATCGGTGAGGGCACAGCATGCGTGGGGGGGTGCCTTGCTGGATCTGGTGCGGGATGA is a genomic window containing:
- the LOC125695318 gene encoding aldehyde dehydrogenase family 3 member B1-like isoform X2, which produces MSDHAGLVSHLRAAWLSGRTRPLEYRTAQLEALGRFLEEKKQDILEATALDMRKPSFEVELSEISICRSELNHTLNNLGAWMKDENVDKNWATQLDSAFIHKDPYGVVLIIGPWNYPINLLLVPLIGAIAAGNCVVLKPSEISRNMERLVAEALPSYLDKDCFAVVTAGVEETTRLLENKFDYIFFTGSPSVGRIIMTAAAKHLTPVTLELGGKNPCYVSDTCNVQNVARRVAWGRFFNAGQTCVAPDYVLCSVEMRERLVPALREAITEFYGPKPRNSPDFARIVGDEQFQRVRALLSSGRVAIGGQTDEKERYIAPTVLVDVQENDPVMQEEIFGPVLPILTVTSEEDAITFINARERPLTLYVFSSSTKVVRRLLERTSSGGFCANDTIMHMTLTSLPFGGIGLSGMGRYHGRFTFETFSHLRSALLRADGREALNNLRYPPYAPRRLLLLRNTVESRRRTVTCTLL
- the LOC125695318 gene encoding aldehyde dehydrogenase family 3 member B1-like isoform X1, translating into MARHTQHAATGACSQPPCAMSDHAGLVSHLRAAWLSGRTRPLEYRTAQLEALGRFLEEKKQDILEATALDMRKPSFEVELSEISICRSELNHTLNNLGAWMKDENVDKNWATQLDSAFIHKDPYGVVLIIGPWNYPINLLLVPLIGAIAAGNCVVLKPSEISRNMERLVAEALPSYLDKDCFAVVTAGVEETTRLLENKFDYIFFTGSPSVGRIIMTAAAKHLTPVTLELGGKNPCYVSDTCNVQNVARRVAWGRFFNAGQTCVAPDYVLCSVEMRERLVPALREAITEFYGPKPRNSPDFARIVGDEQFQRVRALLSSGRVAIGGQTDEKERYIAPTVLVDVQENDPVMQEEIFGPVLPILTVTSEEDAITFINARERPLTLYVFSSSTKVVRRLLERTSSGGFCANDTIMHMTLTSLPFGGIGLSGMGRYHGRFTFETFSHLRSALLRADGREALNNLRYPPYAPRRLLLLRNTVESRRRTVTCTLL